One window from the genome of Sesamum indicum cultivar Zhongzhi No. 13 linkage group LG15, S_indicum_v1.0, whole genome shotgun sequence encodes:
- the LOC105178375 gene encoding exocyst complex component EXO70A1 has product MNHPIPFPPKNGWLVTSRMGESNGLDNLVAATKILKSSIEKSRNIAIAVDEIGTRLKETSHSLAYLQAAIKDMACECAVYEIRGDVHRAIGPAAAVVKVLDLVYELKDSLNIGPRAAGLFLYLTNIKRLQDALKLLADNCRLVILWLEDVMQFIKDNGVVADDWYFLRVSKLLKVLVELQGKGESFRQDGGVLASAFDNLENEYRSLLTTAYHAGIDNSSFPAPVVQELQAITQVLAANNRLDKCISIYAQVRIANARATLQVLNVDYLDIQLSEIVSVQSVEAYIDEWDEHMEFLVRHLLKNEYRLCSEVFQKVGSDAWMNCFSKIATHCGFNNILNFGSRICKCKNEAIKLLKLLKIFSTLDKLRLDFNELFGGKFCVEIRNQTRDLVKKVVDGACEIFGQLLVQVELQRASSPPPDGGVPRLVCFVMEYCNQLLEDENSSILVRVLEIYQAWNQVKFQDGLYSNEIHNIMTALEINLETWAKGYNDKALSYLFMMNNYWYLCNNIRGTKLGDLMGTSWLSKYEESTEYYAALYMRESWEKLLVFLCEEDLILFPGGRAIDRNLVRTRISVFCETFDDMYKKQSAWILSDKDLRQKTCRLIVELIVPPYKSYLQRFTSGLEHATDQVYHNAESLENLIHSLFQPKLGNYGSSKCTDMIGIRNAAIKHLSSTPAAA; this is encoded by the coding sequence ATGAATCACCCAATACCCTTTCCACCAAAAAACGGTTGGTTGGTAACTTCTAGGATGGGAGAATCTAATGGTCTTGATAATCTTGTTGCTGCTACAAAAATTCTCAAGAGCAGCATagagaaatcaagaaacataGCCATTGCAGTTGATGAAATTGGAACCAGATTGAAGGAAACAAGTCATAGTTTGGCATATCTGCAAGCTGCTATAAAAGATATGGCTTGTGAATGTGCAGTTTATGAGATTAGAGGTGACGTTCATCGAGCCATTGGGCCTGCAGCTGCTGTTGTGAAGGTCCTGGACCTGGTTTACGAGCTGAAGGATTCACTCAACATTGGCCCTCGTGCTGCTGGTTTATTCCTTTATCTCACCAATATCAAACGCCTCCAAGACGCGCTAAAGCTTCTTGCTGACAATTGCAGATTGGTGATCCTGTGGCTTGAAGATGTGATGCAATTTATAAAAGACAATGGAGTTGTTGCTGATGATTGGTATTTTCTGCGAGTGTCGAAACTTCTGAAAGTATTGGTGGAACTGCAGGGAAAAGGGGAATCTTTTCGTCAAGATGGAGGAGTTTTAGCTTCTGCATTTGACAATCTGGAGAACGAATACAGGAGTCTCTTGACAACGGCTTATCACGCAGGCATTGATAACTCATCTTTTCCGGCACCTGTAGTTCAAGAATTGCAAGCCATTACTCAGGTTTTGGCTGCTAACAATCGCCTGGACAAATGCATATCTATCTATGCACAAGTCCGGATAGCCAATGCCCGAGCCACTTTACAAGTCCTCAATGTGGATTACCTGGACATCCAGTTGTCTGAAATTGTTAGTGTTCAATCTGTAGAAGCCTATATTGATGAGTGGGATGAGCACATGGAGTTTTTGGTCAGGCATTTGCTAAAGAACGAGTACAGGCTTTGCAGCGAGGTCTTCCAGAAAGTTGGATCAGATGCATGGATGAATTGCTTCTCAAAGATTGCAACCCATTGTGGATTCAacaatattctcaattttggcAGCAGGATTTGTAAATGCAAGAACGAAGCGATCAAGCTCTTGAAGTtgctcaaaatattttccacGCTAGACAAACTAAGATTAGACTTCAACGAGCTGTTTGGTGGGAAATTCTGCGTTGAGATACGGAACCAGACAAGGGATCTTGTCAAGAAAGTTGTTGACGGGGCTTGTGAAATATTCGGGCAACTTCTGGTGCAAGTGGAGTTGCAAAGGGCATCTAGTCCACCACCGGATGGAGGTGTTCCAAGGCTAGTTTGTTTTGTGATGGAATACTGCAACCAACTTCTTGAGGATGAGAACAGCTCGATTCTTGTCCGAGTTCTGGAGATCTATCAAGCCTGGAATCAGGTGAAATTCCAAGACGGGCTTTACTCTAACGAAATTCACAACATAATGACAGCACTCGAGATCAACTTGGAGACTTGGGCCAAAGGATACAATGACAAAGCTCTCTCCTACCtttttatgatgaataatTATTGGTACTTATGCAATAACATAAGAGGAACCAAGCTTGGAGACTTAATGGGGACTTCTTGGTTGAGCAAATACGAGGAATCCACCGAGTACTATGCAGCATTGTACATGAGAGAGAGTTGGGAAAAACTTTTGGTGTTTTTATGTGAAGAGGACCTAATCTTGTTCCCTGGGGGTAGAGCCATTGACCGTAATCTGGTCAGGACGAGGATTAGTGTATTCTGCGAGACGTTTGATGACATGTATAAGAAGCAATCGGCATGGATACTGTCTGATAAAGACTTGAGACAGAAGACATGCCGGTTAATAGTTGAGCTTATTGTCCCACCTTATAAGAGCTATTTGCAACGATTTACGTCTGGATTAGAGCACGCGACAGACCAGGTATATCACAATGCTGAGAGCTTGGAGAACTTAATTCACTCGTTGTTCCAACCAAAACTTGGCAATTACGGTAGCAGCAAATGCACAGATATGATTGGCATCAGGAATGCTGCTATCAAACACTTATCGTCAACCCCAGCAGCCGCATGA
- the LOC105178059 gene encoding gibberellin 20 oxidase 1-B-like has translation MDSSASTLVLPPPSVLKTPTEEPVFDISLLQKQPNLPAQFLWPREDTYFAQEQLHDPPVDLKGFLDGDQEATDLAARQIKNACLSHGFFQVINHGVDASVIEAMHRHTDTFFNLHVSKKMALLRKPGALFGYSGAHADRFSSNLPWKETFSFIYEHADGPGHDLVDYITSGLGQDFEEAGRVYQKYCEEMKKLSLVIMELLAISLGVEQLHFREFFQDGCSILRLNNYPPHKEAGLTLGTGPHCDPTSLTILHQDNVGGLEIFLDNKWIAIPPFPDSFVVNIGDTFMALSNGKYKSCLHRAVVNKERVRRSFAFFMNPRDDKTVRPPPNLVRRQEARQYPDFTWSDLREFTQNHYRADANTLQKFVRLARAPRKQRGFYLRCLMCYVKSSFLN, from the exons ATGGACTCAAGTGCCTCAACCCTCGTTCTTCCCCCCCCATCCGTCCTCAAAACTCCGACAGAGGAGCCAGTTTTCGACATATCCCTCCTGCAGAAACAGCCAAACCTGCCCGCACAATTCCTCTGGCCTCGCGAGGACACCTACTTTGCTCAAGAACAACTCCATGATCCTCCGGTAGACCTAAAGGGCTTCCTCGATGGCGATCAAGAAGCAACGGACCTCGCTGCCCGGCAGATCAAGAACGCCTGTCTCAGCCATGGCTTCTTCCAAGTCATCAATCATGGCGTCGATGCAAGTGTCATTGAAGCGATGCATCGACATACGGACACCTTCTTTAATCTCCATGTTAGCAAGAAGATGGCTCTATTGAGAAAGCCCGGGGCTCTTTTTGGATACTCGGGGGCACATGCCGataggttttcatccaatcTTCCATGGAAAGAGACCTTCTCCTTTATCTACGAGCATGCGGATGGCCCGGGGCACGATTTGGTCGACTACATCACGTCGGGTCTAGGCCAAGATTTTGAAGAAGCGGG TCGTGTTTATCAGAAGTACTgtgaagaaatgaaaaagttgtCACTGGTGATCATGGAGCTCTTGGCGATTAGCTTGGGAGTGGAGCAACTTCACTTCAGAGAATTCTTCCAAGATGGGTGCTCAATATTGAGGTTAAACAACTATCCACCTCACAAAGAAGCTGGCCTCACTCTTGGAACCGGACCTCATTGCGATCCAACTTCCCTAACAATACTCCATCAAGACAACGTCGGAGGTCTCGAGATCTTTCTCGACAACAAATGGATAGCCATTCCCCCTTTTCCCGACTCCTTCGTTGTTAACATTGGCGACACATTCATG GCACTGAGCAACGGGAAATACAAGAGTTGTCTGCACAGGGCAGTGGTGAACAAGGAGAGAGTGAGGAGGTCATTCGCGTTCTTCATGAACCCGAGAGACGACAAGACAGTGCGGCCCCCTCCGAATCTCGTACGCAGACAAGAGGCAAGACAGTACCCGGATTTCACGTGGTCGGATTTGAGAGAGTTCACGCAGAACCACTACAGGGCTGACGCCAATACCCTCCAAAAATTTGTCAGACTGGCTCGCGCTCCGAGGAAACAACGGGGCTTCTACCTTAGATGTTTGATGTGCTATGTGAAAAGttctttcttaaattaa
- the LOC105178062 gene encoding probable methyltransferase PMT26 gives MALGKYSRVDGRKSSSSYCSTVTVVVFVALCLVGVWMMTSSSVVPVQNSDVSQENKNEVKTPVTESNAENNNDARNDENSKPVVEDNGPRDEGQQKQFEDSQGDLPEDATKVDNNVSTNQVEKNDNPERTENNNADKLEEKPGDEKKDDVLEKKEDGPKDESENATKNKVDGEPQVENKESESGETKANNPDDNEKKSEENSVKTDGEKGEAQVVEKEENKKDEKTDQGPIEKKDNPPEVFPSGAQSELLNESTTQNGSFSTQATESKNAKEVQGASQPQNQNTYSWKLCNTTAGPDYIPCLDNLEAIMKLRTTKHYEHRERHCPDNPPTCLVPMPEGYRRTIEWPASREKIWYRNVPHSKLAEVKGHQNWVKVSGDYLTFPGGGTQFKHGALHYIDFIQQSVPEVAWGKRSRVVLDVGCGVASFGGFLFDRDVLTMSLAPKDEHEAQVQFALERGIPAISAVMGTKRLPYPGRVFDVVHCARCRVPWHIEGGKLLLELNRLLRPGGFFVWSATPIYQKLPEDVEIWEAMKKLTQAMCWEVISITKDRVNGVGIAVYRKTTSNECYEQRPTNDPPLCKDSDDPNAAWNVPLQSCMHKVPVAPSERGSQWPEQWPDRVGKPPYWLTSSEVGVYGKPAPEDFVADYEHWKRVVSNSYLNGLGINWSTVRNVMDMRAVYGGLAAALRELNVWVMNIVSIDAPDTLPIIYERGLFGIYHDWCESFSTYPRSYDLLHADHLFSKIKKKCNFMALVAEVDRILRPEGKIIVRDKVEIISELENIFKSMQWEVRMTYSKDKEGLLYVQKTMWRPTEQEKITYAIA, from the exons ATGGCTTTAGGGAAGTACTCTAGAGTTGATGGTAGGAAATCATCGTCCAGCTATTGTTCGACGGTCACCGTAGTGGTTTTTGTGGCCCTTTGTCTAGTTGGGGTTTGGATGATGACATCGTCATCTGTAGTCCCTGTTCAGAATTCGGATGTTTCGCAGGAGAACAAAAATGAGGTGAAAACCCCTGTGACCGAGAGCAATGCTGAGAATAACAATGATGCTAGAAATGATGAGAATAGCAAACCTGTGGTCGAAGATAATGGTCCGCGTGATGAGGGACAACAGAAGCAGTTTGAGGACAGCCAGGGTGATTTGCCTGAAGATGCCACGAAGGTGGACAACAATGTGAGTACAAATCAGGTTGAGAAAAATGATAACCCTGAACGGACGGAAAACAACAATGCGGATAAGCTGGAGGAGAAGCCTGGGGATGAAAAGAAAGATGATGTATTGGAAAAGAAGGAAGATGGACCAAAAGATGAGTCCGAAAATGCAAcgaaaaataaagttgatgGGGAACCTCAGGTGGAAAATAAGGAATCTGAATCTGGGGAGACCAAAGCAAATAATCCTGATGACAACGAGAAAAAATCTGAAGAGAATTCAGTCAAAACTGATGGAGAGAAAGGAGAGGCTCAGGTAGTGGAGAAGGAGGAGAAcaagaaagatgaaaaaacAGATCAAGGCCCCATTGAGAAAAAGGACAATCCCCCTGAAGTTTTTCCTTCTGGTGCTCAATCAGAGCTTTTGAATGAATCTACAACCCAAAATGGGTCATTTTCAACTCAGGCAACAGAGTCAAAAAATGCGAAAGAAGTCCAAGGCGCATCTCAACCACAGAATCAAAATACCTACAGTTGGAAGCTTTGCAACACCACTGCTGGGCCAGATTACATTCCTTGCCTTGATAACTTGGAAGCAATAATGAAACTTCGAACAACTAAGCACTATGAACACAGGGAGAGGCACTGTCCAGACAATCCACCTACCTGCCTTGTTCCCATGCCTGAAGGATATCGACGCACAATAGAGTGGCCTGCAAGCCGAGAAAAG ATTTGGTATCGTAATGTTCCACACAGCAAGCTTGCAGAAGTTAAAGGACACCAAAATTGGGTTAAAGTTAGTGGTGACTACCTTACTTTCCCTGGTGGTGGCACCCAGTTTAAGCATGGTGCTCTTCACTACATTGATTTCATACAACAG TCTGTGCCTGAAGTTGCCTGGGGGAAACGTTCCCGAGTTGTTTTGGATGTGGGCTGTGGGGTTGCTAGCTTTGGGGGCTTTCTCTTTGATAGGGATGTGCTCACCATGTCATTGGCCCCAAAAGATGAACATGAGGCTCAGGTTCAATTTGCACTTGAAAGAGGAATCCCGGCAATATCTGCTGTTATGGGTACAAAGAGACTTCCATATCCTGGCAGAGTTTTTGATGTTGTCCACTGTGCGCGTTGTAGGGTGCCCTGGCATATTGAAG gTGGTAAACTTCTCTTGGAGCTGAACCGTTTACTACGACCTGGTGGTTTCTTTGTTTGGTCCGCAACTCCAATTTATCAAAAACTTCCGGAAGATGTTGAGATTTGGGAAG CCATGAAAAAGTTGACTCAAGCAATGTGCTGGGAAGTTATTTCAATAACCAAGGACAGAGTAAATGGAGTAGGAATTGCTGTGTATCGCAAAACTACTTCAAACGAATGCTATGAGCAAAGGCCAACGAACGATCCTCCACTATGCAAAGACTCTGATGATCCGAATGCTGCCTG GAATGTGCCTTTACAATCATGCATGCACAAAGTGCCTGTTGCTCCATCAGAACGCGGGTCTCAATGGCCGGAACAATGGCCTGACAGGGTGGGGAAACCGCCTTACTGGTTGACTAGCTCTGAGGTCGGAGTTTACGGCAAACCGGCTCCAGAAGATTTTGTGGCAGACTATGAACACTGGAAACGTGTAGTAAGCAACTCTTATCTAAATGGACTCGGAATCAATTGGTCTACTGTGAGGAACGTCATGGACATGCGAGCTGTCTATGGAGG ATTGGCTGCTGCTCTGAGAGAATTGAATGTGTGGGTTATGAACATCGTTTCCATAGATGCTCCTGACACACTACCCATCATTTACGAGCGAGGTCTATTTGGAATTTATCACGACTGGTGTGAATCATTCAGCACCTACCCAAGATCTTATGATCTCCTCCATGCCGACCATCTTTTCTCCAAGATCAAGAAGAA GTGTAATTTCATGGCCTTGGTTGCGGAGGTTGATCGAATTTTGAGACCTGAAGGAAAGATCATTGTCCGCGACAAAGTTGAGATCATTAGTGAACTCGAGAACATATTCAAATCCATGCAATGGGAAGTCCGCATGACCTACTCTAAGGACAAGGAAGGATTGCTATATGTCCAGAAAACTATGTGGCGACCTACAGAGCAAGAGAAGATCACATATGCCATTGCTTAA
- the LOC105178060 gene encoding nuclear transcription factor Y subunit B-7, whose amino-acid sequence MKRERDNIDDDDDQRPPVGPNRTTFRISPESTCSNINNDSNHNPPIPPTTTININNNNNNVVSANANANKGTSISNSSNNSNNNNHNNKEQDRFLPIANVGRIMKKVIPGNGKISKDAKETVQECVSEFISFVTGEASDKCQREKRKTINGDDILWAIMTLGFEDYVNPLKLYLTKYREIEGEKLNVPKQQRVEQRLQHEQSSSVPYNSVYSTTNMMSQPSFVSNDPPFPLPFSQNSIQTTTTLPQQDHVDEHW is encoded by the coding sequence atgaagagagagagggataACATTGACGACGATGATGATCAGAGGCCTCCAGTTGGGCCAAATAGAACAACTTTTAGGATCAGTCCAGAAAGCACGTGTTCCAACATCAACAACGATAGTAATCACAACCCCCCAATTCCTCCTACCACCACCATCAacatcaacaacaacaacaacaacgtTGTTAGTGCTAATGCCAATGCCAACAAGGGCACGAGCATCAGCAACAGTAGCAACAATAGCAACaacaataatcataataataaagaacAGGACCGGTTCCTCCCGATAGCCAATGTGGGCCGGATCATGAAAAAGGTCATACCAGGAAACGGTAAGATCTCTAAGGACGCTAAAGAGACGGTTCAAGAATGCGTGTCGGAGTTCATCAGCTTTGTCACGGGGGAAGCATCGGACAAATGCCAACGAGAGAAGAGGAAGACCATCAATGGGGATGACATTCTTTGGGCCATTATGACTCTTGGCTTCGAGGATTACGTAAATCCACTCAAGCTATACCTAACCAAGTATAGGGAGATAGAAGGGGAGAAGCTTAATGTACCGAAACAACAACGTGTGGAACAACGTTTGCAACATGAACAAAGCTCGAGTGTTCCTTACAATAGTGTATATTCAACGACAAACATGATGTCTCAACCGTCTTTTGTTTCGAACGATCCACCATTTCCATTGCCCTTTTCTCAAAACTCGATTCAGACGACAACCACGTTGCCTCAACAAGACCATGTAGACGAACATTGGTGA